In a single window of the Littorina saxatilis isolate snail1 linkage group LG5, US_GU_Lsax_2.0, whole genome shotgun sequence genome:
- the LOC138965961 gene encoding gamma-glutamylanilide synthase-like codes for MPHTQDDGTPLGSKHDQYLDLRSVQPDMDLLLELHEEMQQAGIDLTALAPEMGAGQWELNVEPSDGLAAADLAFHVKNAIKVFFRRRGYEATFMAVPQIGVCTILNMLHFNHSLWTPDGNNAMKDDVKDNAISDLALRWKAGLLRHGAAMKALCCPTVNCYRSYLYSDMFSARRAEWSVECRDTMIRCKVTNGNVFMENRLGTGPASPYLLMAAHLVAGMSGLQQEVTSPPPKDAEHAQVLPTSLDEALHALEKDDVMEEGLGKTFVSNYVTVKRHYEVIPYAKLSHESDAEKLEFERQKFFTTF; via the exons ATGCCACACACGCAGGATGACGGCACGCCATTGGGAAGCAAACACGACCAGTACCTGGACCTTCGCAGTGTCCAGCCCGACATGGACCTCCTGCTGGAACTGCATGAAGAGATGCAGCAGGCTGGCATCGACCTCACGGCCTTAGCGCCCGAGATGGGCGCTGGTcagtgggagttgaatgtggaACCAAGTGACGGTCTGGCAGCTGCTGACCTTGCCTTTCATGTCAAGAATGCCATCAAGGTCTTCTTCAGACGTCGAGG GTACGAAGCGACCTTTATGGCAGTACCACAGATCGGAGTTTGCACAATTCTCAACATGCTTCACTTCAACCACTCGCTGTGGACCCCTGACGGGAACAACGCCATGAAGGATGACGTCAAAGACAACGCCATCTCCGATCTGGCGTTACGTTGGAAAGCTGGCCTGCTGCGTCATGGGGCGGCCATGAAAGCCCTGTGTTGCCCCACTGTCAACTGTTACCGCAGCTATTTGTACAGTGATATGTTTTCTGCGCGGCGTGCCGAATGGTCCGTGGAGTGTCGTGACACGATGATACGGTGCAAG GTTACCAATGGCAACGTATTCATGGAGAACAGATTAGGAACAGGACCGGCCAGTCCATACCTTCTAATGGCAGCTCATTTGGTGGCAGGCATGTCGGGTCTTCAACAGGAAGTAACTTCACCACCACCGAAGGATGCTGAGCATGCGCAAGTGCTCCCGACTTCACTTGACGAAGCCTTGCACGCACTAGAAAAAGATGACGTCATGGAGGAAGGTCTGGGTAAGACATTTGTGTCCAACTACGTCACAGTGAAACGTCATTACGAGGTTATACCATATGCAAAGCTGTCTCATGAGTCTGATGCAGAAAAGCTCGAGTTTGAACGTCAGAAATTCTTCACGACCTTCTAA